One genomic region from Actinocatenispora thailandica encodes:
- a CDS encoding SigE family RNA polymerase sigma factor, with protein sequence MDPRQRQNYESYIQGRVTSLRRTAYRLAGSWDAADDLVQDTFVKLYLHWAKATAARSIDAYSRRILVNTFLEQLRRPWYRRVLSVATPPDRPTGAVDHDGALDLRAALDRLAAGQRAVLILRYWEGLDVAETAEALGCSVGTVKSQTSAAIGRLRRLLPEYAGVAEPAGTDRSTR encoded by the coding sequence ATGGATCCACGGCAACGGCAGAACTACGAGTCCTACATCCAGGGCCGGGTGACCTCGCTACGGCGCACCGCGTACCGGCTGGCCGGCAGCTGGGACGCCGCCGACGACCTGGTGCAGGACACGTTCGTCAAGCTGTACCTGCACTGGGCGAAGGCAACGGCCGCGCGGTCGATCGACGCGTACAGCCGGCGCATCCTCGTCAACACCTTCCTCGAACAGCTGCGCCGACCCTGGTACCGGCGGGTGCTGTCGGTCGCAACGCCGCCCGACCGGCCCACCGGCGCCGTCGACCACGACGGTGCGCTCGACCTGCGCGCCGCCCTCGACCGGCTCGCCGCGGGCCAGCGCGCCGTCCTGATCCTGCGGTACTGGGAGGGCCTGGACGTGGCCGAAACCGCGGAGGCGCTCGGGTGCTCCGTGGGCACGGTCAAGAGCCAGACCTCCGCCGCCATCGGCCGACTCCGCCGCCTGCTGCCCGAGTACGCGGGAGTCGCGGAACCGGCCGGCACAGACAGGAGCACGAGATGA
- a CDS encoding DLW-39 family protein codes for MVKKLLIVAAVVGVAALVAKKVKDANDERALWHEATTSPDLR; via the coding sequence ATGGTGAAGAAGCTTCTGATCGTCGCCGCGGTTGTCGGCGTCGCTGCGCTGGTGGCGAAGAAGGTCAAGGACGCGAACGACGAGCGTGCTCTCTGGCACGAGGCCACCACGTCTCCTGACCTTCGCTAA
- a CDS encoding DinB family protein gives MATAPKDVLKSYLQGARDALLWKLEGVSERDLRLPRTPTGTNLLGLVKHALNTEVIYFGPTFGREWRTPDELVSPDDADPLAGWYATEDETSAGVVDLYRRVQAFADETIDTLPLDAIGRVAHWGGEEVTLHETMVHKTADLQRHAGHADILREQLDGAVGLLPRSSNIPDTTDWPAHTQRLRAIADRFA, from the coding sequence ATGGCGACTGCACCGAAGGACGTGTTGAAGAGCTACCTCCAGGGCGCGCGCGATGCGCTGCTGTGGAAGTTGGAGGGCGTCTCCGAGCGCGACCTCCGGTTACCTCGGACCCCGACCGGTACGAACCTGTTAGGCCTCGTCAAGCACGCGCTGAACACCGAGGTGATCTACTTCGGACCGACGTTCGGCCGCGAGTGGCGGACACCCGACGAACTCGTCTCGCCCGACGACGCCGACCCGCTCGCCGGCTGGTACGCCACCGAGGACGAGACCTCCGCCGGGGTTGTCGACCTCTACCGCCGCGTGCAGGCCTTCGCCGACGAGACCATCGACACCTTGCCCTTGGACGCGATCGGGCGCGTCGCCCATTGGGGCGGCGAGGAAGTCACGCTGCACGAGACCATGGTTCACAAGACCGCTGACCTGCAGCGCCATGCGGGCCACGCAGACATCCTCCGCGAACAGCTCGACGGCGCCGTAGGGCTGCTACCACGCAGCAGCAACATTCCCGACACCACCGACTGGCCGGCGCACACCCAGCGGCTGAGGGCGATCGCCGACCGGTTCGCCTGA
- the gyrB gene encoding DNA topoisomerase (ATP-hydrolyzing) subunit B — protein MAAPKQKQSDYTAASIQVLEGLEAVRKRPGMYIGSTGERGLHHLVWEVVDNAVDEAMAGYADEIEVTLLSDGGVRVIDNGRGFPVDLHPKLKKPGVEVAMTVLHAGGKFDGKAYAVSGGLHGVGVSVVNALSVRMEVEIWTKGHAWRQNYEHSKPGPLEQGERTERTGTSVSFWPDGSIMEAVEFNHETIHRRLQETAFLNGGVKIVFTDERTTEDQPDVVTETFQYENGIADFVAHLNAKKTPIHKSIISFDGQTEGMSLEIAMQWNESFGESVYTFANVINTIEGGTHEEGFRAALTSVINKYGADKKLLKGNDKLSGEDIREGLAAIISVKLAEPQFEGQTKTKLGNTEVKSFVQRVCNEWLVDWLERNPSEAKVIITKASAAARARAAAAQARKLARRKSLLEAGSMPGKLADCQSTDPRECEIFIVEGDSAGGSAKQGRNPQIQAILPIRGKILNVEKARIDRVLKNNEVQAIITAAGTGIHEDFDIGKLRYHKIVLMADADVDGQHITTLLLTLLFRFMRPLVEMGHVYLARPPLYKIKWNRKGDDVQYAYSDRERDGLIALRQEKRPNAKPDDIQRFKGLGEMNYHELWDTTMNPATRLMSQVSLDDAATADELFSVLMGEDVESRREFIQRNAKDVRFLDI, from the coding sequence GTGGCAGCCCCCAAGCAGAAGCAGAGCGACTACACGGCAGCGTCGATTCAGGTCCTGGAGGGCCTGGAGGCGGTCCGCAAGCGTCCCGGTATGTACATCGGTTCCACCGGCGAGCGTGGCCTGCACCACTTGGTGTGGGAGGTGGTCGACAACGCCGTCGACGAGGCGATGGCCGGCTACGCCGACGAGATCGAGGTCACCCTGCTGTCCGACGGTGGCGTGCGGGTGATCGACAACGGCCGTGGCTTCCCGGTCGACCTGCACCCGAAGCTGAAGAAGCCGGGTGTCGAGGTCGCCATGACCGTGCTGCACGCCGGCGGCAAGTTCGACGGCAAGGCGTACGCGGTGTCCGGCGGCCTGCACGGCGTCGGCGTCTCGGTGGTCAACGCGCTGTCGGTCCGGATGGAGGTGGAGATCTGGACCAAGGGACACGCCTGGCGGCAGAACTACGAGCACTCCAAGCCGGGCCCGCTGGAGCAGGGCGAGCGCACCGAGCGCACCGGGACGAGCGTGTCGTTCTGGCCGGACGGCTCGATCATGGAGGCCGTCGAGTTCAACCACGAGACGATCCACCGCCGGCTGCAGGAGACCGCCTTCCTCAACGGCGGCGTGAAGATCGTCTTCACCGACGAGCGCACCACCGAGGACCAGCCGGACGTCGTCACCGAGACCTTCCAGTACGAGAACGGCATCGCAGACTTCGTGGCGCACCTGAACGCCAAGAAGACGCCGATCCACAAGTCGATCATCTCGTTCGACGGTCAGACCGAGGGCATGTCGCTCGAGATCGCGATGCAGTGGAACGAGTCGTTCGGCGAGAGCGTGTACACGTTCGCCAACGTGATCAACACGATCGAGGGCGGTACCCACGAGGAGGGCTTCCGGGCCGCGCTGACCAGCGTGATCAACAAGTACGGCGCGGACAAGAAGCTGCTCAAGGGCAACGACAAGCTCAGCGGTGAGGACATCCGCGAGGGACTCGCGGCGATCATCTCGGTGAAGCTGGCCGAGCCGCAGTTCGAGGGCCAGACCAAGACGAAGCTCGGCAACACCGAGGTGAAGAGCTTCGTGCAGCGGGTCTGCAACGAGTGGCTGGTGGACTGGCTGGAGCGCAACCCCAGCGAGGCGAAGGTCATCATCACCAAGGCGTCCGCGGCCGCGCGGGCCCGTGCCGCCGCCGCTCAGGCGCGCAAGTTGGCCCGCCGCAAGAGCCTGCTGGAGGCCGGCTCGATGCCGGGCAAGCTGGCCGACTGCCAGTCGACCGACCCGCGCGAGTGCGAGATCTTCATCGTGGAGGGCGACTCGGCCGGCGGCTCCGCGAAGCAGGGCCGCAACCCGCAGATCCAGGCGATCCTGCCGATCCGCGGCAAGATCCTCAACGTGGAGAAGGCGCGGATCGACCGGGTCCTCAAGAACAACGAGGTCCAGGCGATCATCACCGCCGCCGGCACCGGCATCCACGAGGACTTCGACATCGGCAAGCTGCGGTACCACAAGATCGTGCTGATGGCCGACGCCGATGTGGACGGCCAGCACATCACCACGCTGCTGCTGACGCTGCTGTTCCGGTTCATGCGGCCGTTGGTGGAGATGGGCCACGTCTACCTGGCCCGGCCGCCGCTCTACAAGATCAAGTGGAACCGGAAGGGCGACGACGTCCAGTACGCGTACTCCGACCGGGAGCGTGACGGGCTGATCGCGCTGCGGCAGGAGAAGCGGCCGAACGCGAAGCCGGACGACATCCAGCGGTTCAAGGGTCTGGGTGAGATGAACTACCACGAGCTGTGGGACACCACGATGAACCCGGCCACGCGGTTGATGTCACAGGTCAGTTTGGACGACGCCGCAACCGCGGACGAGCTGTTCAGCGTTTTGATGGGTGAGGACGTGGAGTCGCGTCGGGAGTTCATTCAGCGCAACGCCAAGGACGTCCGGTTCCTCGACATCTGA
- the gyrA gene encoding DNA gyrase subunit A, giving the protein MTETTVPPGGGDRIEPVGLEVEMQRSYLDYAMSVIVGRALPEVRDGLKPVHRKILYGMFDDGVRPDRGYVKCAKVVGAVMGNYHPHGDSAIYDSLVRMAQPWSMRAPLIDGNGNFGSPGNDPAAAMRYTECRLDPLAMEMLRDIDEDTVDFSPNYDGTTQEPDVLPARFPNLLVNGSEGIAVGMATRIPPHNLREVAEGVQWCLAHPDATEEEALEALIGIVKGPDFPTKGLVVGTQGILDAYRTGRGSIRMRAVVDVEEDAKGRAMLVVSELPYQVNPDNLAERIAELVKEGKISGIADIREESSGRTGMRLVLVLKRDAVAKIVLNNLYKHTQLQETFGANMLALVDGVPRTLNLAQFLLLYVKHQIEVIVRRTRYRLRKAEERAHILRGLVKALDQLDEVIALIRRSPSAEQARTGLMELLTVDEVQATAILDMQLRRLAALERQKIIEELAEIEAKIADLQDILAKPERQRKIVSEELAEIVRKYGDERRTKIVPFDGDVSIEDLIAREDVVVTITRGGYAKRTKVDLYRSQRRGGKGVQGAQLRQDDLVSHFFVCSTHDWILFFTNKGRVYRAKAYELPEASRAAKGQHVANLLAFQPDEHIAQVIEIAHYEVAPYLVLATKSGVVKKTKLSDFDSNRSGGVIAINLRDEDEVVKAALIGPEDDLLLVSANAQAIRFKATDESLRPMGRATAGVIGMRFTDGDVLLTMEVVREGVDILVATDGGYAKRTPVEEYPTQNRGGKGVLTAKITTRRGQLVGALAVSPEDELFAITSNGGVIRTPVKPVRRTRDRNTMGVKLMDLPAGVTLVAITRNADEPEEQD; this is encoded by the coding sequence GTGACCGAGACGACGGTGCCGCCGGGCGGCGGAGACCGGATCGAGCCGGTCGGGCTCGAAGTCGAGATGCAGCGGTCGTACCTCGATTACGCGATGAGCGTGATCGTCGGCCGCGCGCTGCCCGAGGTGCGGGACGGCCTCAAGCCGGTGCACCGCAAGATCCTGTACGGCATGTTCGACGACGGCGTGCGCCCCGACCGGGGTTACGTCAAGTGCGCCAAGGTCGTCGGCGCGGTGATGGGTAACTACCACCCGCACGGCGACTCGGCGATCTACGACTCGCTGGTTCGGATGGCGCAGCCGTGGTCGATGCGGGCGCCGCTGATCGACGGCAACGGCAACTTCGGTTCGCCGGGCAACGACCCGGCCGCCGCGATGCGGTACACCGAGTGCCGGCTCGACCCGCTGGCCATGGAGATGCTGCGGGACATCGACGAGGACACCGTCGACTTCTCGCCGAACTACGACGGCACCACCCAAGAGCCCGACGTGCTGCCGGCCCGGTTCCCGAACCTGCTGGTCAACGGCTCCGAGGGGATCGCGGTCGGGATGGCGACCCGGATCCCGCCGCACAACCTGCGCGAGGTCGCGGAGGGCGTGCAGTGGTGCCTGGCGCACCCGGACGCCACCGAGGAAGAGGCGCTGGAAGCGCTCATCGGCATCGTCAAGGGCCCCGACTTCCCGACCAAGGGTCTCGTCGTGGGCACCCAGGGCATCCTCGACGCGTACCGGACCGGCCGCGGTTCGATCCGGATGCGTGCGGTGGTGGACGTCGAGGAGGACGCCAAGGGCCGCGCCATGCTGGTGGTGTCCGAGCTGCCCTACCAGGTCAACCCGGACAACCTGGCCGAGCGGATCGCCGAGCTGGTCAAGGAAGGCAAGATCAGCGGCATCGCGGACATCCGCGAGGAGTCCTCCGGCCGTACCGGCATGCGCCTGGTGCTGGTGCTCAAGCGCGACGCGGTCGCCAAGATCGTGCTGAACAACCTGTACAAGCACACCCAGTTGCAGGAGACGTTCGGCGCGAACATGTTGGCGCTGGTCGACGGCGTGCCGCGGACCCTCAACCTGGCGCAGTTCCTGCTGCTCTACGTCAAGCACCAGATCGAGGTCATCGTCCGGCGCACCCGGTACCGGCTGCGCAAGGCCGAGGAGCGGGCGCACATCCTGCGCGGCCTGGTCAAGGCGCTGGACCAGCTGGACGAGGTCATCGCGCTGATCCGGCGCTCGCCGAGTGCGGAGCAGGCCCGGACCGGCCTGATGGAGCTGCTCACCGTCGACGAGGTGCAGGCCACCGCGATCCTCGACATGCAGCTGCGGCGGCTCGCCGCGCTGGAGCGGCAGAAGATCATCGAGGAACTGGCCGAGATCGAGGCCAAGATCGCCGACCTGCAGGACATCCTGGCCAAGCCGGAGCGGCAGCGGAAGATCGTCTCCGAGGAGCTCGCCGAGATCGTCCGGAAGTACGGCGACGAGCGGCGCACCAAGATCGTCCCGTTCGACGGGGACGTGTCGATCGAGGACCTGATCGCGCGCGAGGACGTCGTGGTGACGATCACCCGCGGCGGCTACGCCAAGCGCACCAAGGTCGACCTGTACCGCTCGCAGCGGCGCGGCGGCAAGGGCGTCCAGGGCGCCCAGCTACGGCAGGACGACCTGGTCAGCCACTTCTTCGTCTGCTCGACGCACGACTGGATCCTGTTCTTCACCAACAAGGGCCGGGTCTACCGCGCGAAGGCGTACGAGCTGCCCGAGGCGAGCCGCGCGGCCAAGGGGCAGCACGTGGCGAACCTGCTCGCGTTCCAGCCGGACGAGCACATCGCGCAGGTCATCGAGATCGCCCACTACGAGGTCGCGCCGTACCTGGTGCTCGCGACCAAGAGCGGCGTGGTCAAGAAGACCAAGCTGTCCGATTTCGACTCGAACCGGTCGGGCGGGGTCATCGCGATCAACCTGCGCGACGAGGACGAGGTGGTCAAGGCCGCGCTGATCGGGCCGGAGGACGACCTGCTGCTGGTCAGCGCGAACGCGCAGGCCATCCGGTTCAAGGCGACCGACGAGTCGCTGCGGCCGATGGGGCGGGCCACCGCCGGTGTGATCGGCATGCGGTTCACCGACGGGGACGTCCTGCTGACGATGGAGGTCGTCAGGGAGGGCGTGGACATCCTCGTCGCCACCGACGGCGGGTATGCGAAGCGGACTCCCGTGGAGGAATACCCCACCCAGAACAGGGGCGGCAAGGGGGTGCTGACCGCCAAGATCACCACCCGGCGTGGTCAACTTGTCGGTGCACTCGCGGTGTCGCCCGAGGACGAGTTGTTCGCTATCACGTCCAACGGCGGAGTCATCCGGACTCCGGTGAAGCCTGTACGGCGGACCCGGGACCGGAACACAATGGGGGTCAAGTTGATGGACCTTCCCGCGGGCGTGACGCTGGTGGCGATCACCCGCAACGCGGACGAGCCCGAGGAACAGGACTGA
- the recF gene encoding DNA replication/repair protein RecF (All proteins in this family for which functions are known are DNA-binding proteins that assist the filamentation of RecA onto DNA for the initiation of recombination or recombinational repair.), with protein MYVRAVELVDFRSYPQVSVSLSPGPSVFVGPNGQGKTNLMEALGYLATLGSHRVSSDAPLVRAGAARAVIRAVVVNDGRELVLELELVPGKANRARLNRSPVPRAREILGALRTVLFAPEDLALVRGDPSERRRYLDELLVSRYPRYAGVRADYDRVLKQRNALLRTSYLARRAGRRGHGGDGESSAAADLRTLDVWDSHLARHGADLVAGRLELVAALGPHLEKAYDAVSQGKGRVHAAYRSTLAADGEAELTADRDVLAARLSAALARARPQEVERGTTLHGPHRDELLLRLGDLPVKGYASHGESWSVALALRLASFELLRSTGAEPVLILDDVFAELDSGRRARLADLVGGADQVLVTCAVAEDVPPALQGGRYDVAAGEVRRVL; from the coding sequence ATGTACGTCCGAGCGGTCGAGTTGGTCGACTTCCGCAGCTATCCACAGGTGTCGGTGTCCTTGTCCCCGGGTCCGAGCGTGTTCGTCGGGCCCAACGGGCAGGGCAAGACGAACCTGATGGAGGCGCTCGGTTACCTGGCCACGCTGGGCAGCCATCGGGTCTCGTCCGACGCCCCGCTGGTCCGGGCCGGTGCCGCCCGCGCGGTGATCCGCGCGGTGGTCGTCAACGACGGCCGCGAGCTGGTGCTGGAGCTGGAGTTGGTGCCCGGTAAGGCGAACCGGGCCCGGCTGAACCGGTCACCGGTGCCCCGGGCCCGCGAGATCCTCGGCGCCCTGCGTACCGTGCTGTTCGCGCCGGAGGATCTCGCGCTGGTGCGCGGCGACCCGTCGGAGCGGCGGCGCTACCTGGACGAGCTGCTGGTGTCGCGCTACCCGCGCTATGCCGGTGTCCGGGCCGACTACGACCGAGTTCTCAAACAGCGCAACGCCTTGCTGCGCACCTCGTACCTGGCGCGCCGGGCCGGCCGGCGCGGCCACGGCGGCGACGGCGAGTCGAGTGCCGCGGCCGATCTGCGCACCCTGGACGTGTGGGACAGCCATCTCGCCCGGCACGGCGCCGATCTGGTCGCCGGCCGGCTGGAGCTCGTCGCCGCGCTCGGCCCGCACCTGGAGAAGGCGTACGACGCGGTCAGCCAGGGCAAGGGCCGGGTGCACGCGGCGTACCGGTCGACGTTGGCGGCGGACGGCGAGGCGGAGCTGACCGCCGACCGGGACGTGCTCGCCGCCCGGCTGTCGGCGGCGCTGGCCAGGGCCCGGCCGCAGGAAGTGGAGCGCGGCACCACGCTGCACGGGCCGCATCGCGACGAGCTGCTGCTGCGCCTCGGTGACCTGCCGGTCAAGGGGTACGCGAGTCACGGCGAGAGCTGGTCGGTCGCGCTGGCGTTGCGGCTGGCGAGCTTCGAACTGTTGCGCAGTACCGGGGCCGAGCCGGTGCTGATCCTCGACGACGTGTTCGCCGAGCTGGACTCGGGGCGCCGGGCGCGGCTGGCCGACCTGGTCGGCGGCGCGGACCAGGTGCTGGTCACCTGCGCGGTCGCCGAGGACGTGCCGCCCGCGCTGCAGGGTGGGCGGTACGACGTGGCTGCCGGCGAGGTGCGCCGTGTCCTCTGA
- a CDS encoding DUF721 domain-containing protein: MRSGDNARSGEAAGATAGDRPAGVPDGLAGPELARAVLAAAKAKRGERGGSTRSRGGDPRRYRKRGYSGPGPDPRDPQLFGALLGKLVRDRGWQQPAAEATVFGAWERVVGADIAAHCRPVKLVEGELTIEAESTAWATQLRLLSGKILAKIAQEVRPSPVKRLRIHGPAAPSWRHGPLRVPGPGPGDTYG, translated from the coding sequence ATCCGGTCCGGCGACAACGCCCGGTCCGGCGAAGCTGCCGGTGCGACGGCCGGCGACCGGCCGGCGGGGGTACCGGACGGGCTGGCCGGCCCGGAGCTGGCCCGGGCGGTGCTGGCGGCCGCGAAGGCGAAACGTGGCGAGCGTGGTGGGTCGACGCGATCGCGCGGCGGCGATCCCCGGCGGTACCGCAAGCGCGGCTACTCCGGCCCCGGGCCCGATCCGCGCGACCCGCAGCTGTTCGGCGCGTTGCTGGGCAAGCTGGTCCGGGACCGCGGCTGGCAGCAGCCGGCCGCCGAGGCGACCGTCTTCGGCGCCTGGGAACGCGTGGTGGGCGCGGACATCGCCGCGCACTGCCGGCCGGTGAAGCTGGTCGAGGGCGAGCTGACGATCGAGGCGGAGTCGACCGCCTGGGCCACCCAGCTGCGGCTGCTCAGCGGCAAGATCCTCGCCAAGATCGCGCAGGAGGTGCGGCCCAGCCCGGTGAAGCGGCTGCGCATCCACGGCCCGGCGGCGCCGTCCTGGCGGCACGGCCCGCTGCGGGTGCCCGGCCCGGGGCCGGGCGACACGTACGGCTGA
- a CDS encoding DUF3566 domain-containing protein: MTEAKTHETAAARSGPSANGQGNRTVGRATVPSADPSATSKFVRPPGMNPPPTGPVSAPPDSGPAKAQVADAVRAARATVSAAASRGPRRARLHLKRIDPWSVMKFAFAVSLVLFIVMVVATSVLYLALDTMGVFESINKTLTSLIGSAGSNGKGFNLQITAKGVIGVAALLGVVNMVLFTALSTLGAFIYNVCSDLVGGIEVTLSEKD; the protein is encoded by the coding sequence ATGACTGAGGCCAAGACGCACGAGACCGCCGCGGCGCGCTCCGGCCCCTCGGCCAACGGGCAGGGCAACAGGACCGTCGGGCGCGCCACCGTGCCCTCGGCCGACCCGTCGGCCACGAGCAAGTTCGTTCGGCCGCCGGGCATGAACCCGCCGCCGACCGGGCCGGTGTCCGCACCGCCGGACTCCGGTCCGGCGAAGGCGCAGGTCGCGGACGCGGTCCGGGCCGCACGGGCGACCGTGTCGGCCGCCGCGTCGCGCGGCCCGCGGCGGGCGCGTCTGCACCTCAAGCGCATCGACCCGTGGTCGGTGATGAAGTTCGCCTTCGCGGTGTCGCTGGTTCTGTTCATCGTGATGGTGGTGGCCACCTCGGTCCTCTACCTGGCGCTGGACACGATGGGCGTGTTCGAGAGCATCAACAAGACGCTCACCTCGCTGATCGGGTCCGCCGGCTCCAACGGCAAGGGCTTCAACCTGCAGATCACCGCCAAGGGTGTGATCGGTGTCGCAGCCCTGCTGGGCGTGGTCAACATGGTGCTGTTCACCGCCCTGTCCACCCTCGGCGCGTTCATCTACAACGTGTGCTCCGACCTGGTCGGCGGCATCGAGGTGACGCTCTCCGAGAAGGACTGA
- a CDS encoding SigE family RNA polymerase sigma factor, with protein MRVDWEHEYVEYVRVRLPLLRRTAYQLVGDGQRADDVVAQTLTDLYVRWRRARRADHLDAYVRRMLINTFLSDKRRAWSRVRLLAELPDRPAPAGDRIEDRDLVRQGLLAVPPRQRAVLVLRYLHDLPVTEVADLLGCSTGTVKSQAARGLATLRRALGVAAPAAAERTIR; from the coding sequence GTGCGCGTTGACTGGGAGCACGAGTACGTCGAGTACGTGCGGGTGCGGTTACCGCTGCTGCGGCGCACCGCGTACCAGCTGGTCGGCGACGGGCAGCGGGCCGACGATGTGGTGGCGCAGACGCTGACCGACCTGTACGTGCGCTGGCGCCGCGCCCGCCGCGCGGACCATCTCGACGCCTACGTACGGCGCATGTTGATCAACACGTTCCTCAGCGACAAGCGCCGTGCCTGGTCCCGGGTGCGGCTGCTGGCGGAACTGCCGGATCGGCCCGCCCCGGCCGGCGACCGCATCGAGGACCGCGACCTGGTACGGCAGGGGCTGCTCGCGGTGCCGCCACGGCAGCGCGCGGTACTGGTCCTGCGGTACCTGCACGACCTGCCGGTCACCGAGGTCGCCGACCTGCTCGGCTGTTCCACCGGCACGGTCAAGAGCCAGGCCGCGCGCGGGCTGGCCACGTTGCGGCGGGCGCTCGGGGTCGCGGCCCCAGCCGCCGCGGAGAGGACCATCAGATGA
- a CDS encoding tyrosine-type recombinase/integrase: MRQAVQRADGKLSFVPVKTHRSVRPVPIPAFGVRALEKHRAVQAAEKLAAGEAWKDNGLVFASSIGTPLEPRNVNRVFETVRAEADLPWLHLHDLRHAFATFLLTGGVELRTVMELLGHSTIRLTADTYGHVLPATARGASGVMDGLLRRDNG; encoded by the coding sequence GTGCGGCAGGCGGTACAGCGTGCGGACGGCAAGCTGTCGTTCGTGCCGGTGAAGACGCATCGTTCAGTGCGGCCGGTGCCGATCCCCGCGTTCGGGGTGCGGGCGTTGGAGAAGCATCGCGCGGTGCAGGCGGCGGAGAAGTTGGCGGCCGGCGAGGCGTGGAAGGACAACGGCCTGGTCTTCGCCTCGTCCATCGGTACGCCGTTGGAGCCGCGGAACGTGAACCGGGTCTTCGAGACGGTGCGGGCCGAGGCTGACCTGCCGTGGCTGCACCTGCATGACCTGCGGCACGCGTTCGCGACGTTCCTGCTGACCGGCGGGGTGGAGCTGCGGACGGTCATGGAGCTGCTGGGGCACTCCACGATCCGGCTGACCGCCGACACGTACGGGCACGTACTTCCGGCAACCGCGCGCGGCGCGTCCGGCGTGATGGACGGCCTGCTGCGCAGGGACAACGGCTGA
- a CDS encoding IS5 family transposase: MCNCSAGGDDRRSCYPSSLSDAVWALIEPLMPVRDRSKGGAARTYGDRLVLDAILFVVRSGCQWRMIPHDLLPWDAAYRWYRAWIADGTWDRVHDALRDQVRQRAGRECNPSAAVIDAQSIKSSEGGQHRGYDAGKRTTGRKRHIVVDTLGLLLVVGVTAASVQDRPGGRTVLSVLAQRFCSIALVWADGGYANSIDNSLIGWARQKLGLVLQIVKRTDDVKGFQVLPRRWVVERTFGWLVRHRRLARDYERLATNSEAMIKIAMIRLMATRLAGQSIRWSNATEREAACRATIEAHLTA; the protein is encoded by the coding sequence GTGTGCAACTGTTCAGCTGGCGGGGATGACCGCCGCTCATGCTATCCGTCCAGCCTGTCCGATGCGGTGTGGGCGCTGATCGAGCCGTTGATGCCGGTGCGAGACCGCAGCAAGGGCGGCGCGGCGCGCACGTACGGTGATCGGCTGGTGCTGGACGCGATCTTGTTCGTGGTGCGCTCAGGCTGCCAGTGGCGGATGATCCCGCACGATCTGCTGCCCTGGGACGCCGCGTACCGCTGGTATCGGGCGTGGATCGCCGACGGCACCTGGGACCGGGTCCATGACGCGCTACGCGATCAGGTCCGCCAGCGTGCCGGGCGTGAATGCAACCCGTCGGCGGCGGTGATCGATGCCCAGTCGATCAAGTCCAGTGAAGGCGGCCAGCACCGCGGCTACGACGCCGGTAAACGCACCACGGGCCGTAAACGCCACATCGTGGTCGACACGTTGGGGCTGCTGCTGGTCGTGGGCGTCACTGCCGCCAGCGTCCAGGACCGGCCCGGCGGCAGGACAGTGCTTTCCGTTCTGGCGCAACGATTCTGCTCGATCGCGTTGGTGTGGGCCGACGGCGGCTACGCCAACTCGATCGACAACAGCCTGATCGGCTGGGCTCGACAGAAACTGGGCCTGGTGCTCCAGATCGTCAAGCGAACCGACGACGTGAAGGGCTTTCAGGTGCTACCGCGTCGCTGGGTCGTCGAGAGAACCTTCGGCTGGCTGGTCCGCCACCGGCGCCTGGCCCGTGACTATGAACGCCTGGCCACCAACTCCGAAGCCATGATCAAGATAGCGATGATCCGGCTGATGGCCACCCGCCTGGCCGGTCAGAGCATCCGATGGTCCAACGCCACCGAACGCGAGGCAGCCTGCCGGGCCACCATCGAAGCTCACCTCACAGCGTGA